One segment of Meleagris gallopavo isolate NT-WF06-2002-E0010 breed Aviagen turkey brand Nicholas breeding stock chromosome 8, Turkey_5.1, whole genome shotgun sequence DNA contains the following:
- the LOC104912065 gene encoding BRCA2 and CDKN1A-interacting protein-like, with amino-acid sequence MATPAKRRARPAAPEPDSESDSEPESGDSESEEDEQVDEEVNVEFEAHSISDNDYNGIKKLLQQLFLKAPVNTAELTDILIQQNHVGSVIKVRQKWLL; translated from the exons ATGGCCACGCCGGCTAAGCGCAGAGCGCGGCCTGCAGCTCCGGAGCCGGATTCGGAATCGGATTCGGAGCCGGAATCGGGCGACTCAGAGTCCGAGGAGGACGAGCAGGTCGATGAG GAAGTGAACGTTGAATTCGAAGCGCATTCGATATCAGACAACGACTACAACGGGATaaagaagctgctgcagcag ttgtttCTAAAAGCTCCTGTTAACACTGCTGAGTTAACTGATATCTTAATACAACAGAATCACGTTGGAAGTGTCATCAAGGTAAGACAGAAATGGCTTTTGTAA
- the EDRF1 gene encoding erythroid differentiation-related factor 1, producing MLSELFQLDEPKKEDNTDFPINGNSDESYSEEEEEMPDSDENGSYSNSSDPPDDNKAVAIIKSVGELSVPEKYKSVHRIRPSCAFPVCHGAEERCRLVLSYVLEGLKSVDSSVKKESDLPAADPSTPIPLKYEDESTSGGPECLEKQMALFLDKMGSFQKDKHSSQSGMIPGSWQYKMKLQLILKSSKAYYVLSDAAMILQKYGRALRYIKLALQCHDTYCCLSASMLPEVLVFLCQCLTLCGDIQLMLAQNANNRAAYLEEYNYQTKEDQEILHSLHRESSCQVFAWATDLSTDLECQLSVSCKCYEAAYEILLFSNLKKQNPEQHIQVLKRMGNIRNEIGVFYMNQAAAVQTERVVSKNVSTTEQQLWKKSFSCFEKGIQNFESIDDATNAALLLCNTGRLMRICAQAHCAAEGDFKREFSPEEALYYNKAIDYYLKALRSLGKREMHPAVWDSVNWELSTTYFTMATLQQDYAPLSRKAQEQIEKEVSEAMMKSLKYCDVDTVSPRQPLCQYRAATIHHRLASMYHSCLRNQVGDEHLRKQHRILADLHYSKAVRLFQLLKDAPCELLRVQLERVAFAEFQMASQNSSAGKLKTLFGALDIMAKTKCAFQLIRKELAAESEQISKGESNAESISPNESSTALNKEELMKLLSIFESRMSFLLLQSIKLLTSTKKKTGGVNEEEVTLKTNKQVYSLLLRATANKSMTLLERIEVILNLLEQLSQNSEASSGGI from the exons ATGCTGTCAGAGCTCTTTCAGTTGGATGAGCCTAAAAAAGAGGACAATACAGACTTCCCTATAAACGGAAATTCTGATGAAAGTTATagtgaagaagaggaagaaatgccAGACAGCGATGAAAATGGTTCTTACAGTAACAGTTCTGATCCACCAGATGACAATAAAGCAGTGGCTATAATAAAATCTGTAGGAGAGTTATCAGTACCAGAAAAATACAAGTCTGTTCATCGAATACGT CCTAGTTGTGCATTTCCTGTCTGCCATGGTGCTGAAGAACGTTGCAGGCTTGTGCTTAGCTACGTCCTGGAG GGCTTGAAGTCTGTTGACAGCAGTGTTAAAAAAGAGAGTGACCTTCCTGCTGCTGACCCCAGCACACCAATCCCATTGAAATATGAGGATGAATCCACCAGTGGTGGTCCTGAGTGTCTGGAAAAACAGATGGCCTTATTTTTAGACAAAA TGGGCTCATTTCAGAAGGATAAGCATTCCAGTCAGTCAGGAATGATTCCTGGATCGTGGCAATATAAAATGAAACTCCAGCTCATTCTGAAATCATCAAAGGCTTATTATGTCCTGTCTGATGCTGCTATGATTCTACAGAAATACGGGAGAGCGTTACGATACATCAAGCTGGCTTTACAGTGTCATG ataCTTACTGCTGTCTCTCTGCCAGCATGCTTCCTGAGGTGCTAGTGTTTCTTTGTCAGTGCTTAACGCTTTGTGGAGATATCCAATTAATGCTCGCTCAAAATGCCAACAACAGAGCAGCGTACCTTGAAGAATACAACTACCAGACAAAGGAAGATCAGGAAATACTGCACAGCCTTCATAGAGAATCCAGCTGCCAAG tgtTTGCCTGGGCTACTGACTTGTCTACAGACTTGGAATGCCaactttcagtcagctgcaaATGTTACGAAGCAGCTTATGAAATCTTACTTTTCAGTAACTTGAAGAAGCAAAATCCTGAGCAGCATATACAGGTGCTGAAGAGGATGGGTAATATCAGGAATGAAATTGGAGTATTTTACATGaatcaggctgctgctgtgcagactGAGAGAGTGG TGAGTAAGAACGTATCAACAACAGAGCAGCAACTGTGGAAGAAAAGCTTCTCTTGCTTTGAAAAAGGCATTCAGAACTTTGAGTCAATTGATGATGCCACCaatgctgctctcctgctgtgcaACACAGGAAGGCTCATGCGAATTTGTGCTCAAGCTCACTGTGCAGCTGAAGGTGACTTCAAAAGAGAATTTTCTCCAGAAGAGGCCCTTTATTATAATAAG GCTATTGACTACTATCTGAAAGCACTAAGATCTCTTGGCAAGAGAGAGATGCATCCAGCTGTTTGGGATTCTGTGAACTGGGAGCTGTCTACCACTTACTTCACTATGGCAACTCTACAGCAGGATTATGCTCCATTATCTAGGAAGGCTCAGGAACAG ATAGAGAAGGAAGTCAGTGAAGCCATGATGAAGTCTTTGAAGTACTGTGATGTTGATACAGTGTCTCCACGGCAGCCTCTCTGCCAGTATCGTGCTGCAACCATCCACCACAGACTTGCTTCAATGTACCACAGTTGCCTCAGAAACCAG GTTGGTGATGAGCATTTGAGGAAACAACATCGCATACTTGCTGATCTTCATTACAGTAAAGCAGTAAGACTCTTTCAGCTCTTGAAGGATGCACCCTGTGAACTCCTCCGTGTGCAATTGGAAAGAGTGGCATTTGCAGAATTCCAGATGGCAA gtcagaacagcagtgctgggaagtTAAAGACATTGTTTGGGGCCCTGGATATAATGGCTAAAACCAAGTGTGCGTTCCAGCTTATCAGAAAAGAGCTTGCAGCAGAGAGTGAGCAG atAAGCAAGGGTGAGAGTAATGCTGAGAGTATATCACCTAACGAGTCCTCCACTGCCCTTAACAAGGAAGAATTAATGAAACTGCTTAGTATTTTTGAGTCTAGAATGTCATTCCTTCTCCTCCAATCTATTAAATTGTTAACttcaacaaaaaagaaaactgg ggGGGTTAATGAAGAAGAAGTCactcttaaaacaaacaagcaagttTACTCTCTTCTGTTGCGTGCAACTGCTAACAAAAGTATGACCCTGCTAGAGAGAATAGAGGTAATCTTaaacctgctggagcagctgtcTCAGAATAGTGAAGCCAGTAGTGGTGGAATTTAG
- the DHX32 gene encoding putative pre-mRNA-splicing factor ATP-dependent RNA helicase DHX32 — MEFLNTSPESHCTSELLGSSDGEEEEILMYGEDLELNPFDSLPYSSRYYKLMKERQELPIWKVRCAFMESLLHHQIVIVSGDAKTGKSSQVPQWCAEHCLAAGCRHGAAVCSQTHGQLAVQLALRAADEMDVNVGHEVGYFVPFESCCTTETILRYCTDDMLQREMMSAPLLNSYGVIILDDVHERTVPTDVLLGVLKHVLRARPALRLVILTAPHMSSKLQDFCGSVPLIRVENEHQAEVVYTCSMPKDHFLSALRLLFELHHTKEKGDIVIFLACEQDIEKASQMIRQEQSTSNPDLGELIPVPLYPTRNDLIPKPKQDKQKCYQKYRRKVLLTTSFGESLIQIKNITFVIDVGVERRKVYNPRIRADSVIIEPISKAQAEMHKQMLSMSPSGKLFCLYPEEFTYKEMKPDFPAKIQESNLTSTVLFLKRMDIAGFRHCEFLSRPAPESLMQALEDLDYLAALDNDGNLSEFGIIMSEFPLDPQLSKSILASCEFECVDEMLTIAAMVTAPNCFLHAPSGTEEIALTCWRKFSHPAGDHFTLINVFNAFREASTNSAGQYCSNEKWCRNYFLSCSALRMAEIIRAELVEIMKRIELPISEPDFGSPENILSIKKALLSGYFMQIARDVDGSGNYLMLTHRQVAQLHPFSSYYNTRRSPEWVLFHEFSISEDNSIRVVSEISPHLFVELAPQYYFSNLPPSESKDILQEVIDHLSPVSAIKEKQKTNMYKGSFEQYNTINSMVVF; from the exons ATGGAGTTTTTAAACACTTCTCCAGAGAGCCACTGCACTTCAGAATTACTTGGCAGCAGTGATGGTGAGGAAGAGGAGATACTGATGTACGGAGAAGATTTAGAGCTCAATCCTTTCGACAGCTTGCCTTACTCTTCCCGTTACTATAAGCTtatgaaagaaagacaagaacTGCCAATATGGAAAGTGAGATGTGCCTTTATGGAAAGTTTGCTTCATCATCAAATTGTGATCGTGTCAGGAGATGCGAAGACTGGAAAGAGCTCCCAG GTCCCGCAGTGGTGTGCTGAGcactgcctggctgctggctgcaggcacGGTGCAGCTGTGTGCTCCCAGACACACGGACAGCTGGCAGTGCAGCTGGCCCTGCGTGCAGCCGATGAGATGGACGTCAACGTGGGCCACGAAGTGGGGTACTTTGTCCCCTTTGAGAGCTGCTGTACTACAGAAACCATCCTCAG ATACTGCACAGATGATATGCTACAGAGGGAAATGATGTCTGCTCCTCTTCTGAACTCTTATGGAGTTATCATTCTGGATGATGTGCATGAAAGAACTGTTCCCACCGATGTGCTGCTTGGTGTTCTTAAACATGTCTTGAGAGCGAGACCAGCCCTGAGGCTGGTGATACTCACCGCCCCCCACATGTCCAGCAAGCTGCAGGACTTCTGCGGCAGCGTCCCCCTCATCCGGGTGGAAAATGAGCACCAGGCAGAGGTGGTATACACCTGCAGCATGCCAAAGGACCATTTTCTGTCTGCACTGAGGCTGCTCTTTGAGCTACACCACACGAAGGAGAAGGGTGACATCGTCATCTTCCTGGCATGCGAGCAA GACATTGAGAAAGCCTCCCAAATGATCAGACAGGAACAGTCTACTTCAAACCCTGACCTCGGAGAGCTCATCCCAGTTCCTTTATACCCCACAAGAAATGACTTAATTCCCAAAccaaaacaagacaaacagaaatgctaccagaaatacagaagaaaagtgCTACTTACCACAAGCTTTGGAGAATCTTTGATTCAGATTAAGAACATAACCTTTGTCATTGATGTTGgtgtggaaagaagaaag GTGTACAATCCTAGAATCAGAGCAGACTCTGTTATAATAGAGCCAATCAGCAAAGCCCAAGCAGAGATGCACAAACAAATGCTGAGCATGTCTCCATCAG GGAAACTCTTCTGTTTGTATCCTGAAGAATTCACatacaaagaaatgaaaccaGATTTCCCAGCCAAAATACAGGAATCCAACCTAACCAGCACGGTTCTCTTCCTGAAGAGGATGGATATAGCTGGCTTCAGACACTGTGAATTCCTAAGCAGGCCAG CTCCTGAAAGCCTGATGCAAGCTTTAGAGGACCTTGATTACCTAGCAGCCCTGGATAACGACGGAAACCTCTCTGAATTTGGAATCATTATGTCAGAGTTTCCCCTGGATCCGCAGCTGTCAAAATCAATTCTGGCTTCTTGTGAATTTGAGTGCGTTGACGAAATGCTCACCATCGCAGCCATGGTAACAG ctcCTAATTGCTTCCTGCACGCACCTTCTGGAACAGAAGAGATTGCTCTTACCTGCTGGAGAAAATTCTCACACCCAGCAGGAGATCACTTCACTCTTATCAACGTCTTCAATGCCTTCAGGGAAGCCAGCACAAACTCTGCAGGCCAGT ACTGCAGTAATGAAAAATGGTGCCGTAACTATTTTCTAAGCTGTTCTGCACTGAGGATGGCAGAAATCATCAGAGCTGAACTAGTAGAGATCATGAAGCGCATTGAACTCCCCATTTCAGAACCAGACTTTGGATCACCAGAAAATATTCTGAGCATTAAGAAAGCTCTCTTATCTGGTTACTTTATGCAG ATTGCTCGTGATGTAGATGGCTCTGGTAACTACTTAATGCTAACACACAGACAAGTAGCCCAGCTTCATCCTTTTTCATCATATTATAACACCAGGAGGAGTCCTGAGTGGGTTTTATTCCACGAGTTCAGTATCTCAGAAGACAATTCCATCAGAGTGGTCTCTGAAATATCACCCCATCT GTTCGTGGAGCTGGCACCTCAGTATTATTTTAGCAATCTTCCTCCTAGTGAAAGTAAGGATATTCTGCAGGAAGTGATCGATCACCTGTCACCCGTTTCAGCCAtcaaggagaaacagaaaactaaca TGTACAAAGGAAGCTTTGAGCAGTACAACACCATTAACTCCATGGTAGTCTTCTGA